CGAGCGGGCCCAGGACCCTAAGGCGGATGGTTTGCGTGGTTCGAGCGTCATACGCTGTGCCGACATGAAGTTAAGACCTGACGCGTTTTGGTGCGGTCGCATTTGGTGCGGTCGATGGTGATGCGGAAGGTATCCACCCGCCCCGTCCATGAACCGCGGCCATGAACGCATATTCCCCGTGCCCAACTCTTCGCCGAAATCTACAGCGGCCTCGCGGCGCGAGATCGCGCAACCGCAAGGCCTGTGTAGCCGAAAAATGGTCGTTAACCAACCGAATACGGGGCCAATTCGCCCGGATTAAGGCGGCAGGACCGCACCGTTACCAATTGTGGTTACTGCGGAAAACGCGCCAGCCACGTCAGATCGCCGCAGGGCGGCCGCGCGGCGGCAAAAGCGCCAGCACAATCGACGGAATCGGAAAGAACAGCGCGCCCAGCAGGAACCTGAAGCGGAAAGTCAGGACATTTCCAAGCGGAAAGTCAGGACACGTCCGGGCCGTAGGCCGGGGCGATCATGCCACCCACCATGCCCGCGCCTGCCTCGGCATGACTGCGGGGTCGGCGCGCCGGTTCGGCCTCGACCACCCGCCAGGCGCTGTGATCGGCCAGCAGGGCCGTCAGCACGGCGTGATTGAGCTTGTGGCCGCCACGCACCGAGCGATAGGCCCCGAGCAGCGGCAGACCGGCCAGCGCGAGGTCGCCGATCACGTCGAGCACCTTGTGGCGGACGCATTCATCGGCGTAGCGCAGGCCTTCGGTGTTGTGCAGGCGGGCCTCGTCGAACACCACCGTATTCTCAAAGGACGCGCCGCGCGCGAAGCCGGCGTTCCAGAGCCGCGCCACTTCGTTCATGAAGCCGAAGGTGCGGGCGCGCGAAACATCGCGGCGGAAGCTTTCGGCGCTGAGATCGAGTGCAAAACTCTGGCGGCCGATCACGGGATTGGCGAAGTCGATTTCGACCTCGGCGCGGAACCCGCCGGCATGCGGGCGCAATTCGCCAAAACTGTCGCCGATCGCAACTTGCACCGGCTTCAGCACCTGGATGAAACGGCGGGTTGCGGACTGGGTGACGATGCCGGCCTGATCGATGGCGGCGACAAAGGCCGCCGCGCTGCCGTCCATGATCGGAACTTCGGGACCATCGACTTCGATGATGGCGTTGTCGACGCCCATGCCGCGCAAGGCCGCGAGCACATGTTCGGCGGTCGAAACCAGCGGACCGTCACCATCGCCGAGAACGGTCGCGAGGTCGGTGGCGATAACGGAACCCGCTACCGCCGGAACTTCGCGGTCGGCATCTTCGAGACCGGTGCGGACAAAAATAAAACCTGCATCGATGGGTGCAGGTCCAATGGTGAGATTAACAGGCAGACCGGAATGTACGCCGACGCCAGTCACGGTGGCTTGCGACCGAAGCGTGGTTTGACGGCTGAATTTCATGCGATAACTGCCCACTACCCGACTTATACCCAAGACTGGAACCACGCTTGCACGCTGATTCGAAGCTTAAGCATCCCCAAGTCACGGCAGACCATAGTCACAGCCCCAAAGCGCGCCAACTCACGCTTTTTTACCGATTGTTACCCTATCTCTGCCGCATTCGCGCCAAGGCTTAACCAAATTCCGAACCGGTTGGACACCATTCCGGCCGCGCCATCCGACCACGAAATACATAATTAATGATTTAAAATCAGTCGGTTGGGTATCCAATGACATTTCGTCGCGGCCGATAAGAAAGGGGCCCCGGCTGGATCAGCCGGGGCCCCTTGGGTCGCCAGAATTGTAACAAACTTCAGTTGGCCTGCCGGCGCAGGAAGGCGGGGATATCAAGATGGTCGTCGCCCTGTGGCGCCGGTGCAACAGGTGCCGGGCGGCCGTGGGCGTCCAGGCCCTGCGGCGCGGGACGCCTTGCATACTCCGATACCGGCTCGTTACCCGCCATTTGCTGCGCGACGGTGCGCTGCGGCTTGCGCTCGGGGAGCGGCGACATCGACGGTCCCGAGGCGCGGGCCGCGATCGGCGGCTCGGTCTCTTCGTCGCGGCGGCCGAGGCCGACATTGGCCAGCCGCTGCAGCAGCGACAGCCGGGTCTTCTGCGGGTGCTCTTCCTCCGCGTCGCCGCGGGCCTGCCGGATTTCGGCCTGCGCCGGCATCGGAAGGTCCTCGAACTTCGGCATCCGCGGGGTGCGGACCGGCGGACGTTCGGCCGCCTGCGGAATGAAGGTTTCAGGCATCACCGGCACCTCGGCCTCGAGGCGGGGGGCGTCGTGATGATCCGGGAACAAAGTCGGCTTCTGTGCGATCGGGCGAACCGTGACGTCGCCATAGGACGCGGACTGCAGCGGCGCCTGCTGTTGCGCTTCCGGAGTGGCGACGGCGGCGGCAATGGCGGCAAGTGCTGCGCGCTCGACGTTGCTGGACTGGCGCTGCTGCGCCGGCGCGGGAGCCTGCACCGGCGCTGACGCCTGAGTCGCCGGCTCGAGCTTCTGGGCGCGCTCGGCCATCCGCGCATTGTCGGCGCGCAGCCGCGCGGTCAGTTCGGCCAGACGGCTATCGGGGGCCGAGGTCGCAGCAGGGGCTGCAGCCGCGGCCGGCGCCGCGTTGCGGGCGATCAACGCCTGCTCGATGCCGGTGGCGACGACCGAGACCCGGATGATGCCGTCGAGCGTTTCGTCGAAGGTGGCGCCGACGATGATGTTGGCGTCCTGGTCGACTTCCTCGCGAATCCGGGTGGCGGCTTCGTCGACTTCGAACAGGGTCAGGTCCTTGCCACCGGTGATCGAGATCAACAGGCCGCGCGCACCCTTCATCGACGAATCGTCGATCAGCGGGTTGGCGATCGCAGCTTCAGCCGCGGTCAGCGCGCGCTTCTCGCCGGTGGCTTCGCCGGTGCCCATCATCGCCTTGCCCATCTCCTTCATCACCGCCC
The Bradyrhizobium sp. KBS0727 genome window above contains:
- the lpxC gene encoding UDP-3-O-acyl-N-acetylglucosamine deacetylase codes for the protein MKFSRQTTLRSQATVTGVGVHSGLPVNLTIGPAPIDAGFIFVRTGLEDADREVPAVAGSVIATDLATVLGDGDGPLVSTAEHVLAALRGMGVDNAIIEVDGPEVPIMDGSAAAFVAAIDQAGIVTQSATRRFIQVLKPVQVAIGDSFGELRPHAGGFRAEVEIDFANPVIGRQSFALDLSAESFRRDVSRARTFGFMNEVARLWNAGFARGASFENTVVFDEARLHNTEGLRYADECVRHKVLDVIGDLALAGLPLLGAYRSVRGGHKLNHAVLTALLADHSAWRVVEAEPARRPRSHAEAGAGMVGGMIAPAYGPDVS
- the ftsZ gene encoding cell division protein FtsZ, translated to MALNLTPPDISELKPRITVFGVGGAGGNAVNNMITAGLQGVDFVVANTDAQALTMSKAQRIVQMGTQVTQGLGAGSQPDVGAAAAQEVIDELRDHLTGANMVFVTAGMGGGTGTGAAPVIAKTARDMGILTVGVVTKPFHFEGQRRMRTAESGIAELHKVVDTLLIIPNQNLFRVANEKTTFADAFAMADQVLYSGVACITDLMVKEGLINLDFADVRAVMKEMGKAMMGTGEATGEKRALTAAEAAIANPLIDDSSMKGARGLLISITGGKDLTLFEVDEAATRIREEVDQDANIIVGATFDETLDGIIRVSVVATGIEQALIARNAAPAAAAAPAATSAPDSRLAELTARLRADNARMAERAQKLEPATQASAPVQAPAPAQQRQSSNVERAALAAIAAAVATPEAQQQAPLQSASYGDVTVRPIAQKPTLFPDHHDAPRLEAEVPVMPETFIPQAAERPPVRTPRMPKFEDLPMPAQAEIRQARGDAEEEHPQKTRLSLLQRLANVGLGRRDEETEPPIAARASGPSMSPLPERKPQRTVAQQMAGNEPVSEYARRPAPQGLDAHGRPAPVAPAPQGDDHLDIPAFLRRQAN